The Psilocybe cubensis strain MGC-MH-2018 chromosome 7, whole genome shotgun sequence genome has a window encoding:
- a CDS encoding Extracellular metalloprotease (Extracellular metalloprotease SMAC_06893): protein MRFLSNALLFLTTSTLFLASTLAIERQECGSYASADKIEASELAIKAHAAEFRQGRRAEMKDYVFDVYFNVIAKNMSLAGGWVPQKQIDDQMALLNKAYVGTGISWKLVNVTRVLSRYWHETVTLGDFYTEALNGYSAFPIDYRTDPYEDGCVLLFETLPGGVSRERQGGTLIHEAGHWLGLYHTFQGGCVGLGDRVADTPPSLKASSGCPDFVDSCPGDGPDPIHNYMDYTNDTCRTEFTPGQIQRIQDSMATYRSDPTI, encoded by the exons ATGCGTTTCCTCAGTAATGCCCTTCTGTTCTTAACGACCAGTACCCTTTTCCTCGCAAGCACTCTCGCCATTGAGAG GCAGGAATGTGGCTCATACGCATCCGCTGACAAGATAGAAGCCTCAGAGCTGGCAATCAAAGCTCATGCTGCAGAGTTTCGTCAAGGGCGCCGCGCGGAGATGAAGGACTACGTTTTCGATGTGTATTTTAATGTGATTGCGAAGAACATGTCGTTAGCCGGGGGATGGGTGCC ACAAAAGCAGATCGACGACCAGATGGCGTTGCTGAACAAGGCGTATGTGGGGACAGGCATTTCGTGGAAACTCGTCAACGTCACCCGCGTCCTGAGTCGTTACTGGCATGAAACTGTGACTCTTGGAGA TTTCTACACAGAGGCTTTGAACGGATACTCCGCGTTCCCTATCGACTATCGCACAGACCCATATGAAGACGGTTGTGTGCTGCTCTTCGAGACACTTCCAGGAGGCGTCAGCAGGGAACGCCAGGGCGGCACGCTCATCCACGAAGCTGGTCACTGGCTCGGGTTGTACCACACGTTCCAG GGTGGTTGCGTAGGTCTAGGAGATCGCGTTGCAGACACCCCGCCCAGTTTGAAAGCATCATCTGGTTGCCCCGACTTTGTCGACTCGTGTCCTGGAGACGGGCCTGATCCAATCC ACAACTACATGGATTACACAAATGATACATGCCGCACCGAGTTCACCCCCGGCCAGATCCAACGCATCCAGGACTCGATGGCGACGTATCGCAGTGACCCAACGATCTGA
- a CDS encoding Calpain-9 produces MSLSVYSLPAHISSESSGSSPLSDNVINTATLSHSIYEPLTSGKMALGHYPPAPKDSEPWNIAQPTRRNTMTDSSILPSTPPPPQVGLIVTEELQQALKDCKEKVERIAKECRAANRKFRDIEFDLENDTVRCLYGLTGDKTTNPPDVRRVSEIFEDPKFFVGAPHSSDIVQGKLGNCWFLSALATMAAFPGLVEKSCIGRDQEVGVYGFIFFKNSQWVNVVIDDQLFWSLPKFEGLSQEEKSLYHDDKDLYNSLARKGGKGLYFARSGTSGETWVPLIEKAYAKLHGDYASLNGGRMNEGVEDLTGRDILDPDKFWKDELLYSNNSETHLYGVSFPALTEWRSGNSAATVGGLYGSHAYSILRVKECRGRRFVVLRNPWGKEEWTGAWSDGSKEWNGDEGRAILTELDHILGDDGEFVMECMGLSSADNYIGLQLGYVDVLASASSQISAMLMESRRGLYFDLPKRTSAIIALTSLDERYFKHITHQHQYHTLEFVLYRLDKQETQNHTYSGAICERSVSCELELEAGKYAVYPRIDRLYYGDTTYFEDSLPTMDYRKLSRMLSQRVESRMIASNYTLGEEKKFLPTSLRAIIERDLQSQIPNSAENPAPDTNNLTKTTTTTTTTTVTTVKRTVGTPAKPRPQNDSAAPYDISQHSPTLFPKHNASTSETPGISTAVTEAPASDAAHSNSITYEDEKQLSLVLGLRVYTKKDAVAVVTGSVLDIPR; encoded by the exons ATGAGCCTCTCAGTCTACTCATTACCTGCCCATATTTCCTCCGAGTCCTCAGGTTCTTCACCATTATCTGACAATGTTATCAATACTGCTACGCTCTCCCATTCCATTTATGAACCTCTGACCTCAGGCAAGATGGCACTTGGCCACTATCCTCCTGCACCTAAAGATTCGGAACCTTGGAACATCGCGCAGCCAACTCGAAGAAATACGATGACTGATTCTTCTATACTACCAAGtacaccgccgccgccacaaGTTGGATTGATTGTAACCGAGGAGCTCCAACAGGCGCTTAAAGATTGTAAGGAGAAAGTAGAACGGATAGCAAAAGAATGCAGGGCAGCAAACAGGAAGTTCCG CGACATCGAATTTGATTTAGAGAACGACACAGTGAGGTGTTTGTACGGCTTAACGGGCGACAAAACGACCAATCCTCCTGATGTACGAAGAGTGTCCGAAATCTTCGAGGATCCAAAGTTTTTTGTCGGCGCTCCTCACTCGAGTGACATTGTTCAGGGAAAGCTGGGCAATTGCTGGTTTCTATCCGCACTTGCAACTATGGCGGCCTTCCCAGGTCTGGTAGAGAAATCGTGTATAGGC CGCGATCAGGAAGTTGGTGTCTACGGCTTCATATTCTTTAAAAATAGTCAGTGGGTGAATGTTGTGATTGATGA CCAGTTATTCTGGTCTCTTCCCAAGTTCGAAGGTCTTAGCCAAGAGGAGAAATCCCTCTATCATGATGATAAAGACCTCTACAATAGCTTGGCTAGGAAGGGGGGGAAAGGTCTGTATTTTGCGCGCTCGGGGACCAGCGGAGAGACGTGGGTACCATTGATTGAGAAAGCATATGCCAAACTACATGGCGACTACGCCTCACTTAATGGGGGAAGAATGAATGAGGGTGTCGAAGATCTTACTGGGCGC GATATACTTGATCCAGATAAATTCTGGAAGGATGAGTTGCTCTACTCAAACAACTCAGAAACTCATTTGTACGGTGTCTCGTTCCCCGCTTTAACGGAATGGCGAAGTGGAAATTCTGCAGCGACGGTGGGCGGCCTTTACGGTAGCCATGCTTATTCCATCCTCAGGGTTAAGGAATGTCGTGGGAGGAGGTTTGTGGTCTTGCGAAATCCCTGGGGTAAAGAGGAGTGGACAGGAGCATGGTCCGACGGCTCCAAAGAATGGAATGGGGATGAAGGCCGTGCGATCCTCACAGAGCTTGACCACATCCTAGGTGACGACGGCGAGTTTGTCATGGAGT GTATGGGCCTCAGTTCAGCGGACAATTATATTGGACTCCAGCTGGGTTATGTCGACGTATTGGCTTCGGCTTCCTCCCAGATCTCCGCTATGCTCATGGAGTCACGGAGAGGTC TCTACTTCGATCTGCCCAAAAGAACAAGCGCAATCATTGCACTTACATCTCTCGACGAACGGTACTTCAAGCATATTACTCACCAGCATCAGTACCACACTCTAGAGTTTGTACTCTACAGACTTGATAAACAGGAGACGCAAAACCACACATACAGTGGGGCGATCTGTGAGAGAAGCGTAAGCTGTGAGCTCGAATTAGAAGCTGGTAAATATGCGGTATAT CCGAGGATTGATCGTTTATACTATGGTGACACA ACATACTTTGAGGATAGCCTGCCTACAATGGACTACCGCAAGTTATCTCGCATGCTGTCCCAGCGAGTtgagagcagaatgatagcATCCA ACTATACACTCGG ggaggagaagaaatttCTACCAACCTCGTTGCGTGCGATTATAGAACGAGATTTACAGTCCCAGATACCCAATAGCGCAGAGAACCCGGCACCAGACACGAACAACCTCACAAAGACTACTACGACTACTACGACTACCACAGTCACTACCGTAAAGAGGACCGTGGGGACACCCGCCAAACCCAGACCACAGAATGATTCAGCAGCACCATACGACATTTCGCAACACTCCCCTACATTGTTTCCAAAACACAACGCTTCAACATCTGAAACTCCTGGTATATCTACCGCAGTCACAGAGGCCCCTGCTTCGGATGCTGCTCACAGCAATTCCATTACGTACGAGGATGAGAAGCAACTATCCCTGGTTTTAGGACTACGGGTGTATACAAAGAAGGACGCCGTGGCGGTGGTCACTGGTTCCGTCTTAGATATACCTCGGTAG
- a CDS encoding Calpain, which translates to MATTTITTTEITTEIKPDTKTFAKQEAGLLVTKELENAIEECRKKVERIAKECRAKNRKFRDIEFDLENDQNRCLYGLFVLNGDSVNTPPADVHRVTQIFDNPQFFVGGAADSNDIIQGALGDCWFLSALATVSTAPGLVEKFCVARDEKVGVYGFIFFRDDAWVTVIIDDMLYTRVPKYEELKSSEQELYHYDKDTYNKSARKGGKSLYFAKSGTAGETWVPLIEKAYAKLHGCYSHLLGGQECDAIEDLTGGVSTVLQSKDILDPDRFWDEELGRANKDRLFGCSFNNLDGTRSGVSNAKVQGLVGNHAYSVLRAVECNGKRFVVVRNPWGKSEWTGRWSDGSKEWTHEWLEYLPQLGHQFGDDGQFVMEYSDWLESFGQIDRTILFDSDWRMTSQWLQVTVPPLPAAWTYGDVSFTFSLASRSNAVIVLSQLDTRYFRDISGRASWTLDFALVKQGEKEPIAESPHSDFYLRNVHLEIELEAGDYIVYVRLDRSLDKNEDDDKKYVDEWMLRKMSRIMMQRAKSNSIASNFKAEDQAKYLPTTLESLIQRDLEEYEKKKKAEGEVVTKVVEEVSEDGTVTTTTTTTTTKVETVVVGKKVALQKESPPEKPTSIPLPPTTVDPTPTTNGISTPALPNVTPEVPNIPDTSRSRYRGSSPRYGGSSATKGEDVPKGKVEIDHDDPNTVCVGLRVYTHKDVPTVVVGRLKVDSDQKEDSENS; encoded by the exons ATGGCGACTACCACAATAACCACCACTGAAATTACTACAGAAATCAAGCCCGACACTAAAACCTTCGCTAAGCAAGAGGCTGGTTTACTTGTGACAAAGGAATTGGAAAATGCCATTGAAGAATGTAGGAAAAAGGTTGAACGAATTGCAAAAGAATGTCGTGCAAAGAACCGCAAGTTCAG AGATATCGAATTTGATCTCGAGAACGATCAGAACAGATGCCTCTACGGTCTCTTCGTCTTGAATGGAGATTCAGTCAACACACCGCCGGCTGATGTACACAGGGTCACTCAGATCTTCGATAACCCCCAATTCTTTGTGGGAGGAGCTGCGGATTCGAACGACATCATCCAAGGAGCATTAGGAGACTGCTGGTTTCTATCTGCTCTGGCCACTGTATCCACGGCTCCAGGCCTGGTAGAAAAGTTCTGCGTCGCT CGCGACGAAAAAGTCGGCGTATATGGTTTTATCTTCTTCAGAGATGATGCTTGGGTTACTGTCATTATCGATGA CATGCTCTACACACGTGTCCCCAAATACGAGGAGCTTAAAAGTTCCGAGCAAGAACTGTATCACTACGACAAAGATACCTATAACAAGTCCGCAAGGAAAGGTGGGAAATCGTTATACTTCGCTAAGTCAGGGACTGCAGGCGAAACATGGGTACCTCTGATTGAAAAGGCATATGCAAAGCTCCATGGGTGCTATTCGCATTTATTGGGAGGGCAAGAGTGCGATGCGATTGAGGACTTAACTGG TGGCGTATCAACCGTATTACAGAGCAAG GATATATTGGATCCCGATCGTTTCTGGGATGAGGAGCTTGGTCGCGCCAATAAAGATAGACTGTTCGGATGCTCCTTCAACAATCTGGATGGCACACGCAGTGGCGTGAGTAACGCTAAAGTTCAAGGTCTGGTAGGAAACCATGCATACTCCGTACTTCGAGCGGTCGAGTGCAATGGGAAAAGATTCGTCGTTGTCCGCAATCCCTGGGGTAAATCTGAATGGACGGGTCGATGGTCAGACGGTTCCAAAGAATGGACACACGAGTGGCTTGAATATCTACCTCAACTTGGCCATCAGTTTGGAGATGACGGCCAGTTTGTCATGGAAT ACTCGGATTGGCTAGAGAGCTTTGGACAGATTGATCGAACAATTTTATTCGATTCGGATTGGAGGATGACTTCTCAATGGCTTCAAGTCACTGTACCGCCTCTTCCAGCTGCATGGACATACGGCGATGTATCAT TTACCTTTTCACTGGCTAGTCGATCGAACGCCGTGATAGTACTTTCTCAGCTCGATACTCGATATTTCCGTGACATATCTGGTAGAGCTTCTTGGACTCTGGACTTCGCCCTCGTCAAGCAAGGCGAAAAAGAGCCTATCGCAGAATCACCACACTCCGACTTTTACCTTCGCAATGTACACCTAGAAATTGAATTGGAAGCAGGAGATTATATCGTTTACGTTCGCCTGGATAGATCGTTGGATAAAAATGAAGACGAT GACAAGAAATACGTTGATGAATGGATGCTTAGGAAGATGTCACGCATCATGATGCAGCGTGCGAAGAGTAATTCGATTGCTTCTA ATTTCAAGGCAGA aGATCAGGCCAAATACCTTCCTACTACATTGGAATCTCTCATTCAACGTGATTTGGAAGAGTacgaaaagaagaaaaaggccgAAGGTGAAGTCGTCACCAAGGTAGTAGAAGAGGTTTCTGAAGACGGCACCGTTACGACCACGACCACTACCACAACTACGAAGGTCGAGACAGTCGTTGTTGGAAAAAAGGTGGCCTTGCAAAAGGAATCTCCTCCTGAGAAACCTACGTCCATTCCACTTCCTCCCACTACCGTTGATCCTACCCCAACTACAAACGGTATATCAACACCCGCCTTGCCAAATGTGACCCCGGAAGTTCCCAACATTCCTGACACATCGCGCTCTCGCTATCGCGGTTCCAGTCCGAGGTATGGTGGTAGTTCAGCGACCAAGGGTGAAGATGTACCTAAAGGCAAGGTTGAAATCGACCACGATGACCCGAATACAGTATGTGTCGGCCTCCGGGTATATACACATAAGGATGTCCCGACGGTAGTGGTAGGGAGGTTGAAGGTTGACTCTGATCAGAAGGAAGATTCTGAAAATTCATGA
- a CDS encoding 3-ketoacyl-CoA thiolase, peroxisomal has translation MHDFMWDGQNDGRPHNRICLTELQKMVEQSASGHVIRPGIEIPELIKARKTRQSSSSTSIHNHVDMSTQTSSNKAALLQKNDNDIVIVSAVRSAITKGKKGGFKDTKPELILSHVLRAAYSKVNLDPKLIQDIAVGNVLPPGGGASAARMAALHAGIPVETSINTVNRQCSSGLTAINQIANQILAGQIDIGIGAGVESMTNGYGAGAAPDVSEEVLENKDAEDCLLPMGITSENVAKDYGITRRVQDEFAAKSFQKAAAANKAGKFKDEIVPITAKFIDPKTEKVSEIVVDQDDGIRDGVTVESLSKLKPAFSKDGSTHAGNASQVSDGAAAVLLARRSVAKRLGLPIVGKFVTAATVGVPPRIMGVGPAYAIPRVLEIAGITLADVDFFEINEAFASQAVFSVQHLNIPFEKVNINGGAIAIGHPLGCTGARQVATGLNIAKQTGKKLFVTSMCIGSGMGMAAIFVSEQ, from the exons ATGCACGATTTCATGTGGGATGGTCAAAATGACGGTAGACCACATAACCGAATCTGCCTGACGGAGCTTCAGAAAATGGTCGAACAGTCAGCAAGTGGACATGTGATAAGGCCGGGTATTGAGATTCCCGAACTTATAAAGGCGCGTAAGACCCGTCAgtcctcctcatccacctccatccACAACCACGTCGATATGTCTACCCAAACCTCCTCCAACAAGGCCGCTCTCCTCCAAAAGAATGACAACGACATTGTCATTGTTTCCGCTGTGCGGTCAGCCATTACTAAG GGCAAGAAAGGAGGATTCAAGGACACCAAACCAGAACTGATCCTTTCTCATGTTCTCCGCGCTGCCTACTCAAAGGTCAACCTCGACCCCAAACTCATTCAGGATATCGCTGTCGGCAATGTTCTCCCACCAGGCGGTGGAGCTTCTGCTGCTCGCATGGCCGCGCTCCACGCTGGAATCCCCGTCGAGACCTCAATTAACACCGTGAACAGGCAGTGCTCGTCTGGTTTGACCGCAATCAACCAGATTGCCAACCAAATTCTCGCAGGACAGATTGACATCGGTATCG GTGCTGGTGTCGAGTCCATGACAAATGGGTACGGAGCTGGTGCTGCCCCTGATGTCTCAGAGGAAGTTCTTGAGAACAAGGACGCCGAAGACTGCCTTTTGCCCATGGGTATCACCTCTGAGAACGTTGCCAAGGACTATGGCATCACCCGCAGAGTTCAGGACGAATTCGCCGCGAAGTCGTTCCAGAAAGCCGCCGCTGCCAACAAGGCtggcaagttcaaggatgAAATCGTTCCCATTACTGCCAAATTCATCGACCCCAAGACGGAGAAGGTTTCGGAAATCGTCGTGGACCAGGATGATGGCATCCGAGACGGTGTCACTGTTGAAAGCCTTTCCAAGCTCAAACCCGCTTTCTCGAAAGACGGTTCGACTCACGCCGGAAACGCATCCCAGGTGTCGGATGGTGCCGCTGCTGTTCTGCTTGCCCGCCGTTCCGTGGCCAAGCGCCTAGGTCTTCCCATCGTTGGCAAATTCGTCACTGCCGCCACCGTTGGTGTTCCCCCACGCATCATGGGTGTTGGTCCCGCCTACGCTATCCCCCGCGTGCTTGAGATTGCCGGCATCACCCTCGCCGATGTCGACTTCTTCGAGATCAACGAGGCTTTCGCCAGCCAGGCTGTTTTCAGCGTCCAGCATCTTAACATTCCCTTCGAGAAGGTCAACATCAACGGAGGAGCTATTGCCATTGGCCATCCTTTGGGATGCACTGGTGCCCGCCAGGTCGCCACTGGTCTCAACATCGCCAAGCAGACTGGCAAAAAGCTGTTCGTGACCAGCATGTGCATTGGTTcgggcatgggcatggctGCCATCTTCGTGAGCGAGCAGTAG